Proteins encoded in a region of the Zea mays cultivar B73 chromosome 2, Zm-B73-REFERENCE-NAM-5.0, whole genome shotgun sequence genome:
- the LOC100285420 gene encoding Polyadenylate-binding protein 8: MAAQVAAVVVPNGSPGAVPAVVSPGAVGVGLGVAQPLPTTSLYVGDLEGSVSDSQLYELFSQAGQVVSVRVCRDVTSRRSLGYAYVNFNNPLDAARALEVLNFAPLNNKPIRVMYSNRDPSSRRSGSANIFIKNLDKMIDNKSLHETFSSFGTILSCKVAMDEGGQSKGFGFVQYEKEEAAQNAIKSLNGMLINDKPVFVGPFLRKQERDHSFDKTKFNNVFVKNLSESTTKEDLLKIFGEYGNITSAVVMIGMDGKSRCFGFINFENPDAASRAVQELNGKKINDKEWYVGRAQKKSEREMELKRRFEQILKDAADKYQGLNLYLKNLDDSIGDDQLRELFSNFGKITSCKVMRDQNGLSKGSGFVAFSTREEASQALTEMNGKMISGKPLYVAFAQRKEDRKAMLQAQFSQMRPAVPMTPTLAPRLPMYPPMAPQQLFYGQAPPAMIPPQPGFGFQQQLVPGMRPGGPHMPNYFVPVVQHQQGQQGPRPGIRRGAGAQGQQPVPPFQQQIVPRGRMYRYPTGRNMPEAPAMPGVAGGMMQAYDMGGFPVRDAALSPAAQIGTLTSALANANPEQQRTILGENLYPLVEQLEPNQAAKVTGMLLEMDQTEVLHLLESPDALKSKVAEAMDVLHNVAHQQNANTPTSQLAALSLTEGIIS; encoded by the exons ATGGCAGCGCAAGTGGCGGCGGTGGTGGTGCCGAATGGGAGCCCGGGCGCTGTCCCCGCGGTGGTGTCGCCGGGAGCGGTCGGCGTCGGACTCGGCGTGGCGCAGCCGCTCCCGACCACGTCGCTCTACGTCGGCGACCTGGAGGGGTCCGTCTCGGACTCGCAGCTGTACGAGCTCTTCAGCCAGGCGGGGCAGGTGGTGTCGGTGCGCGTCTGCAGGGACGTCACCTCGCGCCGCTCGCTCGGATACGCCTACGTCAACTTCAACAACCCCTTGGATG CTGCAAGGGCATTGGAAGTGCTGAACTTTGCTCCTCTTAACAACAAACCTATCCGGGTGATGTATTCAAACCGTGATCCAAGTAGCCGCAGGAGTGGATCTGCTAACATTTTCATAAAG AATCTTGACAAGATGATAGACAATAAATCCCTTCATGAGACCttttcttcatttggtaccaTTCTCTCATGTAAGGTAGCCATGGATGAAGGAGGCCAATCCAAAGGCTTTGGTTTTGTTCAGTATGAAAAAGAAGAAGCAGCACAGAACGCTATAAAAAGTCTTAACGGAATGCTTATAAATGATAAACCTGTTTTTGTTGGACCTTTTCTTCGCAAGCAAGAAAGGGATCACTCTTTTGACAAGAcaaaatttaacaatgtcttcgtgAAAAACTTGTCTGAGTCTACCACAAAAGAAGATTTACTCAAAATCTTTGGTGAATATGGGAATATTACAAGTGCTGTTGTGATGATTGGCATGGATGGTAAATCAAGGTGCTTTGGTTTCATCAATTTTGAGAATCCAGATGCAGCTTCCCGTGCTGTTCAGGAACTTAATGGTAAGAAGATAAATGACAAAGAGTGGTATGTTGGAAGAGCTCAGAAGAAGTCAGAAAGAGAGATGGAACTAAAAAGGAGATTTGAGCAGATCTTGAAAGATGCTGCTGACAAATATCAAGGACTGAACTTATATCTCAAGAACTTGGATGATAGCATTGGAGATGATCAACTTCGTGAATTGTTCTCAAATTTTGGCAAAATTACTTCATGCAAG GTGATGCGTGATCAAAATGGTCTTAGCAAAGGCTCTGGATTTGTTGCTTTCTCAACTCGTGAGGAAGCATCTCAGGCT TTAACTGAAATGAATGGCAAAATGATATCTGGAAAACCATTGTATGTTGCATTTGCGCAGCGCAAAGAAGATAGAAAAGCGATGTTGCAG GCACAGTTTTCTCAGATGCGCCCTGCTGTACCAATGACACCCACTCTAGCCCCGCGCCTTCCAATGTACCCTCCTATGGCTCCTCAGCAACTCTTCTATGGACAAGCGCCACCTGCTATGATACCCCCTCAG CCAGGATTTGGTTTCCAGCAACAACTTGTTCCAGGCATGAGGCCTGGGGGTCCTCATATGCCAAATTATTTTGTTCCAGTTGTCCAACACCAACAGGGCCAACAGGGTCCACGCCCAGGTATTAGGCGTGGAGCTGGAGCCCAGGGTCAGCAACCTGTGCCACCATTTCAGCAGCAG ATTGTTCCAAGAGGACGGATGTACCGTTACCCAACTGGTCGCAACATGCCTGAAGCTCCGGCGATGCCAGGGGTTGCTGGAGGTATGATGCAGGCATACGATATGGGCGGCTTCCCTGTGAGGGATGCTGCCTTATCCCCGGCTGCCCAAATTGGGACTCTGACTTCTGCCCTTGCAAATGCTAATCCTGAACAGCAAAGAACG ATCCTTGGTGAAAACCTATACCCACTGGTTGAGCAACTGGAACCAAACCAAGCGGCAAAGGTCACTGGAATGCTTTTGGAGATGGATCAGACTGAGGTCCTCCACCTGCTTGAGTCCCCTGATGCCCTCAAGTCAAAGGTTGCTGAGGCGATGGATGTTCTCCACAATGTGGCCCATCAGCAAAACGCAAACACCCCGACCAGTCAGCTTGCTGCATTATCACTAACCGAAGGCATTATCTCCTAA